From a single Labrenzia sp. PHM005 genomic region:
- a CDS encoding ATP phosphoribosyltransferase regulatory subunit, giving the protein MATAAETPALDPAKIDAVLALFQAAGHAPVSPPILQPANVLLDLIGEDIRRRLFLTNGTDGADLCLRPDFTIPVCRHHVAHGDSTLPTGYCYHGPVFRQRADGLGEIPQMGAESLGRTDIAEADADLLALSIKALETFGLQDISIRIGDETLFAAVLTGLGLPTVWQRRLRDLFGETDKLAAAVKRMAGGNTADDDSRDVRLGFLAALEGADPEAAHAVVEDLLSIAGISAIGGRSPAEIADRFLEQAALTRGAGGHGKAAEALKAYLQIKSDGANAVSALKDFAGKYGLDLNAPLAAFEQRLAALAAKGIDPARLSFAAEFGRRLDYYSGFVFEVHADTQSEDGPLVGGGRYDKLVTLLGADSQVPAIGFSMWLDRIAARIGG; this is encoded by the coding sequence ATGGCAACGGCGGCTGAAACTCCGGCTCTCGATCCGGCGAAAATCGATGCGGTTCTAGCGTTGTTCCAGGCAGCCGGGCATGCGCCGGTTTCTCCGCCAATCCTGCAGCCGGCCAATGTGCTGCTGGATCTGATCGGCGAAGACATCCGCCGCCGCCTCTTTCTGACCAACGGTACGGATGGGGCGGACCTGTGCCTCAGACCGGATTTCACAATTCCGGTGTGCCGCCATCATGTTGCCCATGGCGACAGCACTTTGCCGACTGGCTACTGCTACCACGGACCAGTGTTCCGTCAGCGGGCGGACGGGCTCGGCGAAATCCCTCAAATGGGGGCGGAAAGCCTGGGCCGCACCGACATTGCCGAAGCCGATGCTGATCTCTTGGCACTGTCCATAAAAGCGCTCGAAACCTTCGGTCTGCAGGATATCTCGATCCGCATTGGTGATGAGACCCTCTTTGCAGCTGTTCTGACCGGGCTGGGACTGCCCACAGTCTGGCAGCGGCGGCTGCGAGATCTCTTCGGTGAGACAGACAAGCTTGCAGCCGCGGTCAAGCGTATGGCCGGGGGCAACACCGCCGATGACGACAGCCGGGATGTCCGGCTCGGGTTCCTGGCAGCCCTTGAGGGCGCCGACCCGGAAGCTGCTCACGCTGTTGTTGAAGACCTTTTGTCAATCGCTGGCATTTCAGCGATTGGCGGCCGCTCTCCGGCGGAAATCGCAGACCGTTTTTTGGAACAGGCTGCCCTCACCCGGGGCGCTGGTGGTCACGGCAAGGCGGCAGAGGCCTTGAAAGCCTACCTTCAAATCAAGTCAGATGGCGCAAACGCCGTTTCGGCCCTCAAAGATTTTGCAGGCAAATATGGTCTCGACCTAAATGCCCCTTTGGCCGCGTTTGAACAGAGACTTGCGGCACTGGCTGCAAAGGGTATCGATCCGGCGCGGCTGTCCTTTGCCGCAGAGTTTGGTCGGCGTCTCGATTATTATTCTGGTTTTGTGTTTGAAGTTCATGCGGACACCCAGTCCGAAGATGGGCCGTTGGTCGGCGGCGGGCGCTACGACAAGCTGGTCACGCTTTTGGGCGCCGACAGCCAAGTTCCGGCCATTGGCTTTTCCATGTGGCTCGACCGGATTGCAGCGCGGATTGGAGGCTGA
- the hisG gene encoding ATP phosphoribosyltransferase has product MSKLVIAIPSKGRLQENTHAFFGRAGLKVTRPGGARNYRGAIKGLDSVEIAFLSASEIARALSDGAVHFGITGLDLVDENIADPASTVHIVTPLGFGHADVVIAVPKAWIDVESMADLSDVASDFRNRHGRRMRVATKYVNLTRAYFAKHGIADYRIVESAGATEGAPAAGSAELIVDITSTGSTLEANNLKVLTDGVMLRSQANLVASLNADWSETALNGAREILDRVAAEEAARDIKLVKAVVDDRTQALRSVANVGAVQRFPEAAETSRVNVLCPKDAVAECAKLLIAEGADTVTVETLDYVFSKENPLFAPLKDKVGG; this is encoded by the coding sequence ATGAGCAAACTCGTTATTGCAATCCCCTCCAAGGGCCGCCTTCAGGAAAACACCCACGCGTTCTTTGGCCGGGCCGGTTTGAAAGTGACACGGCCAGGCGGCGCCCGGAACTATCGCGGCGCCATCAAGGGCTTGGATTCCGTTGAAATCGCCTTTCTGTCCGCGTCAGAAATTGCCCGCGCGCTGTCGGATGGCGCGGTTCATTTCGGCATCACCGGCCTTGATCTGGTCGATGAAAACATTGCCGATCCGGCCAGCACAGTGCACATCGTGACGCCGCTTGGCTTTGGTCATGCCGATGTGGTGATTGCCGTACCAAAAGCCTGGATTGATGTGGAAAGCATGGCGGACCTTAGCGATGTCGCTTCCGACTTCCGCAATCGCCACGGCCGCCGAATGCGGGTTGCGACCAAATACGTCAACCTGACCCGGGCTTATTTTGCCAAACACGGCATCGCCGATTACCGGATTGTCGAAAGCGCGGGAGCGACCGAAGGGGCGCCAGCCGCAGGGTCTGCAGAACTGATCGTTGACATCACCAGCACCGGCTCGACCCTTGAGGCCAACAACCTCAAGGTCCTCACCGACGGCGTCATGTTGAGAAGCCAGGCCAATCTGGTGGCATCCCTCAACGCCGACTGGTCGGAGACTGCCCTTAACGGCGCGCGTGAAATCCTGGACCGGGTCGCTGCAGAAGAAGCTGCGCGGGACATCAAGCTGGTCAAAGCCGTGGTTGACGACCGCACCCAAGCGCTGCGGTCAGTTGCCAATGTAGGTGCTGTGCAGCGGTTTCCGGAAGCGGCCGAGACCTCGCGGGTCAATGTGCTGTGTCCGAAAGACGCCGTTGCGGAGTGCGCCAAGCTGCTGATTGCCGAAGGTGCGGACACCGTTACCGTTGAAACGCTGGACTATGTCTTCTCCAAGGAAAATCCGCTGTTTGCCCCGCTGAAGGACAAGGTCGGCGGGTAG
- a CDS encoding VOC family protein, with protein MQFKHISLVARNAAHLAEFYKSIFGCTEIRSPKTLTGEAVSRGNGLPGSEILSIWLSLPGVDGPFLEIHEYRAAVERPVPQVNEPGYGHMSFSVGDIRATSAAILQSGGKALGEITNFGTEESPVLLVYIRDPEGNILELEQS; from the coding sequence ATGCAGTTCAAGCACATCAGTTTGGTCGCCAGAAACGCAGCTCACCTTGCTGAGTTCTACAAATCCATTTTCGGCTGTACGGAAATCCGGTCCCCAAAAACGCTCACGGGCGAGGCTGTATCCAGAGGCAACGGATTGCCGGGTTCGGAAATCTTATCGATCTGGCTATCCTTGCCGGGCGTAGACGGCCCGTTCCTCGAAATCCATGAGTATCGGGCCGCCGTTGAACGCCCTGTTCCCCAAGTCAACGAACCGGGCTATGGCCATATGTCATTTAGCGTCGGCGACATTCGCGCCACATCCGCTGCAATTCTTCAGTCAGGCGGCAAGGCTCTCGGTGAAATCACGAACTTCGGGACTGAAGAGTCTCCAGTTTTGCTGGTTTACATCCGAGATCCTGAAGGCAACATTCTGGAGCTGGAGCAGTCCTAA
- a CDS encoding DNA-3-methyladenine glycosylase I translates to MAETGSSNRPERDPETGLLEGSDGKLRCWWHGGLSDYQRYHDTEWGWPVDEDRRLFEKICLEGFQSGLSWLTILRKREAFRAAFANFEFEKVAKFTEADVERCLNDAGIVRHRKKIESTINNAERALELRGEFGSLAAYFWSWEPKPEDRPEKLTFAVAKTLGKTAESTALSKDLKKRGWSFVGPTTVYAFMQSMGMVNDHLEGCCCRGPVEEARTNFVRPVRS, encoded by the coding sequence ATGGCAGAAACCGGATCATCTAACCGGCCTGAACGCGATCCGGAAACCGGACTCTTGGAAGGCAGCGACGGAAAGCTCCGGTGCTGGTGGCATGGCGGTTTGAGCGATTATCAGCGCTATCATGATACGGAATGGGGCTGGCCGGTCGACGAGGATCGCCGCCTCTTTGAAAAGATCTGTCTTGAAGGGTTTCAGTCGGGCCTGTCCTGGCTCACCATCTTGCGCAAGCGGGAGGCTTTTCGCGCAGCCTTTGCCAATTTTGAATTTGAAAAAGTCGCCAAATTCACCGAAGCCGATGTCGAGCGCTGCCTGAACGATGCGGGGATCGTCCGTCATCGCAAGAAAATCGAATCCACTATCAACAACGCCGAGCGGGCATTGGAGTTACGGGGAGAGTTTGGATCCTTGGCGGCCTATTTTTGGTCCTGGGAGCCGAAACCGGAAGACCGGCCGGAAAAGCTGACGTTTGCGGTGGCCAAAACACTCGGCAAAACGGCGGAAAGTACGGCGCTCTCCAAGGACTTGAAAAAACGCGGCTGGAGTTTTGTCGGACCAACCACCGTTTATGCCTTCATGCAGTCCATGGGCATGGTCAACGATCATCTAGAAGGCTGCTGCTGCCGCGGGCCCGTGGAAGAGGCGCGAACTAATTTCGTTCGACCTGTTCGATCGTAA
- a CDS encoding protein phosphatase CheZ, producing the protein MTAVKRSFRAETLIRMESGANLDPAFAEERRHEEVLAEISTLKAMIQSGAGQQQQAAIDPEAMSEKFIAEFRKEMSEAAKLKVELDAIYEAIAQTKKEIASLHQKTDSDGEDMARVTNELDAVVVGTEGATESILSAAEFIDETANTLSAALKGQEAELAGDIQDKVVQIFEACNFQDLTGQRITKVVGTLRFVEDRIMQMMDIWGGIESFKDIELEQEELPEGDAALLNGPANATDVDVATQDDIDALFA; encoded by the coding sequence ATGACCGCGGTGAAACGATCCTTCCGAGCGGAAACCTTAATACGCATGGAATCTGGTGCGAACCTGGATCCTGCTTTTGCTGAAGAGCGCCGCCATGAGGAGGTCTTGGCGGAAATCTCTACTCTGAAAGCGATGATTCAGAGTGGCGCAGGCCAACAGCAGCAGGCTGCAATCGATCCAGAAGCGATGAGTGAAAAATTCATTGCAGAGTTCCGGAAAGAAATGTCTGAAGCAGCCAAGCTGAAGGTGGAGCTCGACGCCATCTATGAGGCTATTGCCCAGACCAAAAAGGAAATCGCCAGCCTGCATCAGAAAACCGATTCTGATGGCGAGGACATGGCCCGTGTAACCAACGAGCTCGACGCGGTTGTTGTCGGAACGGAAGGGGCAACCGAAAGCATTTTGTCGGCTGCCGAGTTCATCGATGAAACGGCGAACACCCTGTCAGCAGCCTTGAAGGGGCAGGAAGCAGAGCTTGCTGGAGACATTCAAGACAAAGTGGTTCAGATTTTTGAAGCCTGTAACTTCCAGGATTTGACCGGCCAGCGTATCACCAAAGTTGTCGGAACCCTACGGTTTGTTGAAGACCGTATCATGCAGATGATGGACATCTGGGGCGGTATTGAAAGCTTCAAAGATATTGAGCTTGAACAGGAAGAGTTGCCCGAGGGCGATGCAGCACTGCTTAATGGTCCTGCGAATGCCACGGATGTTGATGTGGCCACGCAAGACGATATCGACGCGCTGTTTGCCTAA
- a CDS encoding DUF2927 domain-containing protein, with product MRRILIFFMVMAISASFPARGSSDSFTTDEILFGFEKTVFGLEYRNWGWRPYLVKKFTSPVRFYIHNLSRRDRTRTVRRFIGEINRRVTGLTASIVNRPADANFEIFVVDRKQYKPVVRTDVYKNPKARVPGRCLVRVVSGHNGIKHSSAVIVSDEGEFLFRRCLVEEVLQGLGPMNDNEKLPHSVFNDSSRHSRFTVFDQIILNMLYDPRIKPGMSIKQTKDFLPLIARDARRRVR from the coding sequence ATGCGCAGGATCCTGATTTTCTTCATGGTAATGGCGATTTCGGCAAGTTTTCCAGCGCGTGGATCCAGCGATTCCTTCACAACGGACGAAATTCTGTTTGGCTTCGAGAAGACAGTGTTTGGACTGGAATACCGGAATTGGGGGTGGCGTCCTTACTTGGTTAAGAAGTTCACAAGTCCAGTCCGCTTCTATATTCATAATCTCTCCCGGCGGGACCGGACCCGCACTGTTCGCCGGTTCATTGGTGAAATCAACCGGCGGGTGACCGGTTTGACAGCCTCGATCGTGAACAGGCCTGCGGATGCGAATTTCGAGATTTTTGTCGTCGACCGCAAACAATATAAGCCTGTCGTTCGTACAGACGTTTATAAGAACCCCAAGGCAAGGGTTCCCGGCCGGTGTCTTGTCCGTGTTGTTTCAGGGCACAATGGCATCAAGCATTCGTCAGCGGTCATTGTATCTGATGAGGGCGAGTTTTTATTCCGGCGTTGTCTGGTGGAAGAAGTCCTTCAGGGCCTCGGACCTATGAATGACAATGAAAAACTGCCCCACTCGGTTTTTAACGATTCATCCCGCCACAGCCGGTTTACAGTCTTTGACCAGATCATTTTGAACATGCTTTATGATCCGCGAATCAAACCGGGGATGTCGATCAAGCAGACCAAGGACTTTTTGCCGTTGATCGCCCGGGATGCCCGCCGCCGGGTGCGTTAA
- a CDS encoding L,D-transpeptidase: MFSFLKYATAACVAAGSIAIIGSLSAGPATAGQVAPPPLVLSPNLTEPWMLQLQPRVRGRATAPVRRQVQQPSVRRANWWSPRQQPVRRQTQPQKTKTRQVQPQFLPTIVQYDGKHKPGTIVIDTNARYLYLVQNDGTARRYGVGVGKPGFEWAGTHKITRKAEWPDWRPPAAMRKRRPDLPVFMAGGPDNPLGARALYLGSTLYRIHGSNQPWTIGHAVSSGCIRMRNEDVMDLYNRVGVGTRVHVI, from the coding sequence ATGTTCTCTTTCTTAAAATATGCGACGGCCGCATGCGTCGCCGCGGGTAGTATCGCCATCATCGGAAGCTTATCAGCTGGTCCGGCAACAGCTGGCCAAGTCGCGCCGCCGCCGCTGGTTTTAAGCCCAAATCTCACCGAACCCTGGATGCTGCAGCTTCAGCCGCGCGTCAGAGGCCGAGCAACCGCGCCGGTCCGCCGCCAGGTGCAACAGCCTAGCGTCCGCCGTGCCAATTGGTGGTCCCCGCGCCAACAACCGGTTCGCCGGCAAACTCAGCCGCAGAAAACCAAAACGCGGCAAGTGCAGCCACAATTCCTGCCAACGATTGTGCAGTACGATGGCAAACATAAGCCGGGTACGATCGTCATCGATACCAACGCCCGTTATCTCTACCTCGTTCAAAATGATGGTACGGCCCGCCGGTATGGTGTTGGGGTCGGCAAACCTGGTTTCGAATGGGCCGGAACACACAAAATCACCCGCAAAGCCGAATGGCCGGATTGGCGCCCGCCGGCAGCCATGCGCAAACGCCGTCCGGACCTGCCAGTATTCATGGCCGGTGGCCCGGACAATCCGCTCGGCGCACGCGCGCTTTATCTCGGCTCGACCCTCTACCGCATCCACGGCTCCAATCAGCCCTGGACCATCGGTCACGCGGTTTCCTCAGGCTGTATCCGCATGCGCAACGAAGACGTTATGGATCTTTATAATCGTGTCGGCGTCGGCACCAGGGTCCACGTTATCTGA